The window ATTATGATCGAAGTGATAAAGAGGGAACTTTTTGTGATATTCCTTCATGAGGTGATCCCTGGTCACTTTGGCTATAATTGAGGCAGCGGCGATGGATATGCTCACCTTATCTCCCGATATTAGCGAAAGATGGGGTTCTTTTAAATTTATAAGGGAAAAGGCGTCGGAAAGGATGTAATGAGGGCAAACGGAAAGTCCAAGAACAGCACGGGAAAGAAGGAAAAGATTGGCTTTCTGAAGTCCCATGATATCAATTTGCTGAGGATCTAGGGTTGCCACATTCCAATTTACCGCTGATCTTGTAATGATTCGATAGAGTTCCTCCCTTTGTTGAGGCAAGAGCTGCTTGCATTCCCTTAATCCTGGGAGGTAGATTCCCTGAGGTAGAATAACGGCTGCTGCTACCAAGGGACCCGCCAGAGCTCCGCGACCAGCTTCATCGACTCCCGCGATGAGGGAAAATCCCTTCCTCCATAACCTATGTTCATAGGTACAAAGCTTTAGAAAATCCGCCTTTTCTTGTTCCTCCTTTGAAAGTTCCTTGCGAATCGAAGAGGCAAGTTTTAATGCCCCAGCTCTCTTATCCCCTTCCAGTAAGGAAAGCAGTTCTCTTT is drawn from Actinomycetota bacterium and contains these coding sequences:
- a CDS encoding ribonuclease HII, which encodes MDLSHLTLREIGELFRSASDEAKRELLSLLEGDKRAGALKLASSIRKELSKEEQEKADFLKLCTYEHRLWRKGFSLIAGVDEAGRGALAGPLVAAAVILPQGIYLPGLRECKQLLPQQREELYRIITRSAVNWNVATLDPQQIDIMGLQKANLFLLSRAVLGLSVCPHYILSDAFSLINLKEPHLSLISGDKVSISIAAASIIAKVTRDHLMKEYHKKFPLYHFDHNKGYGTREHLQALKRFGPCPIHRHCFTPVKERVSLKFVDQYNAYKRQSIKNEGWMK